The Nostoc sp. 'Lobaria pulmonaria (5183) cyanobiont' DNA window AGCAATATGCTCTAAGTGCAACTGAGAACAACGATAGATTAACCTTTCCATTATGTCCATGTCTCGATTAGCCAATTTATCGGCATTAGTCATAATGAAATCGAAGAAATCTGCATCTTTAATCAATGCTACTTTTACCGCTTCTGCAATACCCGATCGCCAATCTCGATCGTCGAGGCTAGTAAGAAAATCAAAGTCATTCAAGACGGCATAAGGTGGCATGAATGTACCCAAAAAGTTTTTCTTACCGAAGGCATTGATTCCGTTTTTTACTCCTACACCCGAATCATTTTGCCCTAATACTGTTGTTGGTACTCGTAGCAGCCTAATTCCTCGGTGAGCCGTTGTTGCTGCGTATCCTGCCATGTCTAAGACGGCTCCACCTCCAATTGCTAAAACGTAGGAATGACGGCACAATCCAGCTGTATTGATCTGCTGATGAATTTGCTCTATAAATCTAGAATCGTTCTTGACTGCTTCTCCACCGGGAACTACTATCGGCTCACGGCTCAGTGTTAGTACATCTTGATAACATTGAGCATAGACTGATAATTTTTTTAACAGCCCATCTTGATACTGTAAAAATCCTCCATCTACCACCGCTAATACTTGTTTTGGGGTTGTCTCCCCATCTGCGGCGATCGCTTGTGCGAGTAAAGGATTATCTAACTGAAACAGACCTCTAGTGAAGTGAACATCATAATTGAAGGTAACACGGACGCATTGGTTTATTGGTTGCAGATTCAGAGCGCTTTTTTGTTGAATAATCATTTGAATATTATTGTTTTCTAAGTAACTGTAAATAGATATACTACTGCAATTTAAATTGTCCCAAAAATAGGCAGAATAAATTCACTAAGTAATTCAAACTTGAAATGAATTACTAGATAAATCTATTTACTCAATTCATCATACTTTTGAAGTGTCTTTGCCTAGCGGATAAAGTTAAAAATAACATTAACGTATAATTTTTATTGCTGCCTATATTTCATATCTGAGGTTACTAATGGAGATCGTTCTTAGATAAAATTCTAATTTTTTTCCGTAAGATAATTTTATGATTTATCTAATTAAAATGGTATCTTTACAGTATCTTCTTTAAAGTCAGGATATTTTTATAGATTCAGTGAAGTTATGATCTCAGTACTATATTATCTAACTGCTTCAAACCCAAAAAATCAAGTTTAGTGGTATATTTTATACTTGGTTGTCACAAAAAAGTTGGGCAACTTATCCTGAATTTATCATGAGTAAAGTAAACCAATTACTGCATCACTGGCTGTTCAAGTCTGTTTCAGAAAAAGCTTTTACTTGGTTGTCACAAAAGCAGGCACAGATTGCAAGCGGCGCTGCTGAGAGAGTGTTTTTTACGGCTTTTAGTGCTGTGCCGCGTTATCTAGGTAAACAGGATTTGCAGTTAACATTCCAGGATTTGGAAGCAGCACAGGATGTGATTCCCGGTTGGTATCCTGGTCATTGGAGTGTAGAGCAGGCAGGTCGCACACTCTTGCTTTTAGCATTGCCCCACGATGATCCTCAGGGCTATGTGCGATCGCTCGATCGAGTCTTCTCCACTGCCGATATGGGGGAGTTGGTTGTGCTTTATCAAAGTTTGCCGTTATTACCACACCCAGAGTTACATCGCCATCGTACTGCTGAGGGAATTCGTAGCAATATGAGCAATGTATTCCAAGCCATAGCACTACGTAACCCTTATCCAGCGAATTATTTAGATAATGCTGCTTGGAATCAGATGGTGCTGAAGGCTGTGTTTGTCGGCAGTCCGTTACATCTAATTTGGGGTCTAGATCGGCGTGCTAACCCTGAATTGGCGAGGATGTTGGCAGACTATGCTCATGAACGTTGGGCAGCTAAACGCACAGTTACGCCAGAACTTTGGCGACCTGTAGGACGGTTTGCCGATAGCGCCATCATCACAGATTTGGAAAAAGTACTGGTTAATGGAACTATAGACGAACAAGAAGCAGCAGCCTTAGCTTGTGCTGAGTCTTCTTTACCCCAAGCGCAAGCATTACTTTCTCATTACCCAGATTTACAGTCATCCATTCAACAAGGTAATCTGACTTGGAGCAGTTTTAGCCGCGATCGCCTTTTTGTTTACAAATAAAAGGGAGTAGGGATAAGGAGGACAAGGAAAATAACCAATCCCCAATCCCCAATCCCTAATCCCTAATCCCTAATCCCTAATCCCCAATCATTAAAACCATGATGTTCATCGATCCTCACATTCACATGTGTTCCCGTACTACTTACGATTACTTAGTAATGCGGGAATATGGAATTGTTGCCGTTATTGAACCAGCCTTTTGGTTAGGACAACCCCGAACTAACGCTGGCTCATTTAAAGACTATTTCAGTAGTCTTGTGGGCTGGGAACGATTTCGTGCTAGTCAGTTTGGCATCCAACACTATTGCACAATCGGCCTAAATCCGAAAGAAGCTAATAATGAGGCGCTAGCAACTGAAGTTATGGAACTGCTACCACTTTACGCGTGTAAAGAGGGAGTTGTTGCCATTGGCGAAATTGGCTATGACGATATGACAGAAGCAGAAGATAAGTACTTTTGTCAACAGTTAGAATTAGCCAAAGAACTCGATAGTTTGGTACTAATTCATACTCCTCACCGTAACAAGAAGGTGGGTGCTAGTCGGAGTATGGATCGCTGTATTGAATATGGCTTAGATCCTTCACAGGTAGTTATCGATCACAACAACGAAGAAACTGTTGAAGAAGTATTAGGACGCGGTTTTTGGGCGGCTTTCACGATTTACCCACAGACGAAGATGGGTAACGCCAGGATGGTTGAAGTTGTCCGTAAGTATGGATGCGATCGCATCATTGTAGATAGTAGTGCTGATTGGGGTATTAGCGATCCTTTGGCAGTCCCAAAAACGGCTCAGTTGATGTTAGATAGGGGTATTCCTGAAGAACATGTGCGAGCAGTTTGTTATGAAAATGCCCTAGCTGCTTACAGTCAAACTGGGCAGATGAAAGCGTCAGACTGGCTCAATCCTCAATCTATCGATCAACGTCAATTGTTCAGTGGTAATTCTGTGCTGCGGGGACAAGAACCAGGAATCAAATCAGTTTCAGATTATGTGTTGATTGAGTAGAAAATTGGGGAGAGACGCGATTAATCGCGTCTGTACTGGGGAGTGAGAAAAAGGAATTGCATAAATATCTGATTCATCTATAATATGCAGTTTATTTTGAGAAATTACTAGGCATGGAGGCAGATAAGTGAATGTTGCAAGCTTAAATTTTCAAGGCTGGCGGGGTTATTTAGAATTGATGCGTCCTGCTAATATTGTTACTGCTTGGGCGGATATTCTTCTTGGTTTTGCTGCTTCTGGCTCTGGAATAATTTTTACTAAATTAATTAATGGCGAAGCAACTTTTGCCATACTAATTCCATTCGCTTGGTTGTTATTAGCTACAACTGGTCTATATGGTGGCGGGATAGTTTTTAACGATGTTTTCGATGCTGAATTAGATGCAAAAGAGCGACCAAATAGAGCAATTCCCAGTGGTCGCGTATCTCGTCAAAATGCTACTTTATTGGGAAGTATACTGTTTGCGATCGGGATTGTAGCTGCTTTTCAAGTATCGTTGTTGAGTGCTGCGATCGCTATTTTTATCACTCTTTCATGCCTCCTCTATAACTCACTCGCTAAACATCATCCTTTTTTCGGCCCTTTAAATATGGGTTTGTGCCGTGGCAGTAACTTATTATTAGGTGTAAGTGCTGTACCAGAAATCATCGGAGAACGTTGGTATTTAGCGCTGATTCCTGTTCTTTATATTGCTGCTATCACCGCAATTAGTCAGGGTGAAGTTCACGGAGGTAAAAAGATTACGGGAGTACTCGCGCTACTGTTGATTGCAATAGTTTTGACAGCAGTTTTAGCTTTAGGATTATTAAAAGAGTATACAGCGATCGCAGCCCTACCATTCGCTATTTTATTAGCTATCCGAATCTTGCCTAAATTTATCAAAGCTGCAAGGGAACCGATAGCCGAAAATATCCGAAATGCTGTGAAAATAGGTGTTTTATCTCTGATAGTCTTAGATGCAACCGTTGCATCAGGTTTTGCTGGTTTGTATTACGGTTTATTCGTTTTAATCTTACTACCAATTTCGATGAAGTTAGCAAAAGTATTTGCTGTTACTTAAATTTGAATGTGTACATCCAGTAATACGATTAATCGGCTGTAGGGGCGCATAAATGTTATTGGTGTCAACTCACGTTAAAAGTTAGGTAAGAGAAAGCGTTCTAGAGTTGCCCTCATCCCCTAACCCCTTCTCCCATGTTGGGAGAAGGGGAACTGGAGAATTATGCTCCCCTCTCCAAAATTTGGAGAGGGGCTGGGGGTGAGGACAAAACTCATGCAGTCAGGATATTTCAGCTTAAGTTGACATCAATGCATAGATGTGATCCCCTACCCATGAATATGTAGCAAGTATTTTGTGAAACTTAAGCCAAAGAAAACAGATTACATATACAAGGAATAGAGCGAGAAAATGAAAATTACAAACAACAATAATTTTCACTTAACTTATTGCAGCAATATTCATCCTGGTGAAAGTTGGCTAGAGGTTTTCACCAATTTAGAAAACTATATTCCCAAACTAAAATCACGTTTATCGCCTACAGAACCTTTTGGTATTGGCTTGAGATTAGCAGATGTTGCCGCAAAACAGCTTTTAGAAAGTAATAACTTAGCTGAATTTCAAGCTTGGCTGACTCAACAAGATTTATATGTTTTCACCTTAAACGGATTCCCTTATGGCGGATTCCATCGACAGGTGGTAAAAGACCAAGTTTATGCACCAGATTGGTCTACACAAGAACGGGTTAATTATACATTAAACTTAGCAAAAGTTTTAGCTACTCTGTTACCCGAAGGACTTGATGGCGGAATTTCTACATTACCATTATCCTATAAACCTTGGTGGGTAAAAGACCAAGCAACTTTCGAAACAGTTTTGAAAAAGAGTTGTTTGAATATAGCATCAGTTGTTGTAGAAATGATTCGCATCAGCGAAGAAACAGGCAAGATACTTCATATTGATTTAGAACCTGAGCCTGATGGTTTAATTGAAAATACCTCAGAAGTAATTGACTTTTATCAAAATTGGTTATTGCCAATAGGTGGTAGTTATTTATCAGAGAAATTAAATATCGAGCCGGATTTAGCAGAGACTAAATTGCTAGAACACATTCGTGTTTGCTATGATACCTGCCATTTTTCAGTTGAATATGAGCAGCCACAATCTGTATTTACGCGTTTGCAATCGGCAGGAATTAAGATTGGGAAAATTCAAATCAGCGCTGCAATTAAAGTAAAAATACCTGCTGAGGTTGAGAAGCGTAGTTTGATAGTTGAACGCTTACGTCCTTTTGCAGAATCTACCTATCTTCATCAGGTAATAGAACGTCGTAGCGATGCTACACTCCATCACTATCCTGATTTAATAACTGCATTACCACATTTAGAGCAATCTCTCGCTGAAGAATGGCGCACTCACTTTCATGTGCCAATTTTTATTCATGATTATCAAATTTTGCAATCTACCCAAGATGACATTGCTACTGTTTTGCATCTACTTCAGACAAATAATGCTTGCTCCCATTTAGAAATTGAGACTTACACTTGGGATGTATTGCCATCAGAAATGAAGATAGATTTGCTAACTTCTATTCAGCGTGAATATGAGTGGGTATTAAAAGAATTTACTGCAAATTAAGAAGGGACTTTTATGAAAAAAACAGTTATTCTAAATGTCGTGGGATTAACGCCCAGCTTACTAGGAGAAAATACGCCGTTTTTATCTTCTTGGGCGGCTATTGGGCAAGTGCTTCCCATCAAAAAAGTGCTACCTGCTGTAACTTGTTCTGTTCAGGCTACTTATTTAACAGGAAAATTGCCTGATGAACATGGAATTGTCGCTAATGGTTGGTACTTCCGCGATGAATGCGAAGTAAAGTTTTGGCGACAATCTAATAAACTCGTACAGGCTCCCAAAGTTTGGGAAATAGCTAAATCAATTGACCCAACTTTCACTTGTGCCAACCTTTTTTGGTGGTACAATATGTACTCTACAGCAGATTATGCGATTACGCCGCGTCCAATGTATCCCGCAGATGGGCGAAAATTACCTGATATTTATACCCATCCTAGTGATGTGCGCTCGCAAATTCAATCTGATTTAGGAAATTTTCCTCTGTTCGATTTCTGGGGCCCAAAAACTTCTATTAGTTCTAGCCAATGGATTGCCAATTCAGCAAAATGGATTGAGGAACGTTATAGCCCGACATTATCACTAGTTTATTTACCACATTTAGATTACTGTCTGCAAAAATTTGGTAACAATCAAACACAGATTCAAGCAGATTTGCGAGAAATTGATGCTGTTTGTGGCGATTTAATTGAATATTATCAAGCACGTAATATTCAGGTAATTATTCTTTCTGAGTATGGCATTACGCCAGTTTCTCAAGCTGTGGACTTGAACCGCGTATTACGGGAAAATGGTTTAATTGCCGTGCGAGAAGAATTAGGGCGAGAACTGCTCGATTTTGGGGCTAGCATTGCCTTTGCCGTTGCCGATCACCAAATTGCTCATGTATATGTGAACGATCCCGCGTACATCCCGAAAGTGCGATCGCTTTTAGAAGCGACTGAAGGCGTGGCGCAGGTATTGGATGACGAAGGTAAACAAGCCTACCATCTCGATCATCCTAGATCGGGAGAGTTGGTAGCGATCGCTCAATCTGACGCTTGGTTTACCTATTATTATTGGCTCGATGATGCGAAAGCGCCTGATTTTGCTAGAACAGTAGATATCCACCGCAAACCTGGTTACGATCCTGTAGAACTTTTCCTCGATCCGCAAATAAAATTCCCCCAAGGAAAAATTGCTCTGAAGTTACTTAAGAAACAACTGGGTTTTCGCTACCTGATGGATGTGATTCCTCTGGATGCTTCTCTGGTGCGTGGTTCTCACGGTAACATTACCACTTCTCCATCTGAAGGGCCTCTATTTATCACCCATCAAACTCACCTGGTTGACGAACATCAAATTGAGGCGACAGATGTTTGCTCGTTGATTCTCAAACATTTATATATCTGAAAGGCAGCATAGAGGCAATATATAGCCTCTATATCCTCCCAAAAAAAAATATTGTAATTCATAATCATATCGAGTATGCTTTAAATATAAAACTCGTTATGACTATGAATTAGTTCGTTTTGTCAGTGAATATTCGTTTATCTACTGATTAAAATGTACTGTGACCAATCTAAGTAACTTAATGGAAAGCTTCTTAACCCATGACTGAACCCCAAAAATTGACAACTGCTGACGGTATTCCTGTTGCCGATAACCAAAACTCACTCACTGCTGGTTCGCGTGGGCCTTTATTAATACAGGATTTTCATCTCTTAGAAAAGCTGGCTCATTTCAACAGAGAACGTATTCCTGAAAGAGTTGTCCACGCTAAAGGTGCTGCTGCTCATGGCACTTTGACTATTACCAATGACATCACTCGCTACAGTAAAGCCAAACTTTTTTCTGAAATTGGCAAGAAAACAGAACTTCTCTTGCGCTTTTCTACCGTTGGAGGAGAA harbors:
- a CDS encoding 3-dehydroquinate synthase, whose translation is MIIQQKSALNLQPINQCVRVTFNYDVHFTRGLFQLDNPLLAQAIAADGETTPKQVLAVVDGGFLQYQDGLLKKLSVYAQCYQDVLTLSREPIVVPGGEAVKNDSRFIEQIHQQINTAGLCRHSYVLAIGGGAVLDMAGYAATTAHRGIRLLRVPTTVLGQNDSGVGVKNGINAFGKKNFLGTFMPPYAVLNDFDFLTSLDDRDWRSGIAEAVKVALIKDADFFDFIMTNADKLANRDMDIMERLIYRCSQLHLEHIAGSGDPFEMGSSRPLDFGHWAAHKLEHLTNYSLRHGEAVAIGIALDTTYSYLTGQLLQSEWQKVLTTLKKLGFTLYVSALTEQLDRLDHPHCLFRGLTEFREHLGGKLTITLLQGIGEGIEVNQADLSLYRDAILMLQDWELLH
- a CDS encoding EboA family metabolite traffic protein is translated as MSKVNQLLHHWLFKSVSEKAFTWLSQKQAQIASGAAERVFFTAFSAVPRYLGKQDLQLTFQDLEAAQDVIPGWYPGHWSVEQAGRTLLLLALPHDDPQGYVRSLDRVFSTADMGELVVLYQSLPLLPHPELHRHRTAEGIRSNMSNVFQAIALRNPYPANYLDNAAWNQMVLKAVFVGSPLHLIWGLDRRANPELARMLADYAHERWAAKRTVTPELWRPVGRFADSAIITDLEKVLVNGTIDEQEAAALACAESSLPQAQALLSHYPDLQSSIQQGNLTWSSFSRDRLFVYK
- a CDS encoding TatD family hydrolase — translated: MCSRTTYDYLVMREYGIVAVIEPAFWLGQPRTNAGSFKDYFSSLVGWERFRASQFGIQHYCTIGLNPKEANNEALATEVMELLPLYACKEGVVAIGEIGYDDMTEAEDKYFCQQLELAKELDSLVLIHTPHRNKKVGASRSMDRCIEYGLDPSQVVIDHNNEETVEEVLGRGFWAAFTIYPQTKMGNARMVEVVRKYGCDRIIVDSSADWGISDPLAVPKTAQLMLDRGIPEEHVRAVCYENALAAYSQTGQMKASDWLNPQSIDQRQLFSGNSVLRGQEPGIKSVSDYVLIE
- the eboC gene encoding UbiA-like protein EboC (EboC, a homolog the polyprenyltransferase UbiA, belongs to system of proteins involved in the trafficking of precursor metabolites to an extracytoplasmic compartment so that the biosynthesis of certain natural products, such as scytonemin, can be completed.), whose protein sequence is MNVASLNFQGWRGYLELMRPANIVTAWADILLGFAASGSGIIFTKLINGEATFAILIPFAWLLLATTGLYGGGIVFNDVFDAELDAKERPNRAIPSGRVSRQNATLLGSILFAIGIVAAFQVSLLSAAIAIFITLSCLLYNSLAKHHPFFGPLNMGLCRGSNLLLGVSAVPEIIGERWYLALIPVLYIAAITAISQGEVHGGKKITGVLALLLIAIVLTAVLALGLLKEYTAIAALPFAILLAIRILPKFIKAAREPIAENIRNAVKIGVLSLIVLDATVASGFAGLYYGLFVLILLPISMKLAKVFAVT
- the eboE gene encoding metabolite traffic protein EboE, whose translation is MKITNNNNFHLTYCSNIHPGESWLEVFTNLENYIPKLKSRLSPTEPFGIGLRLADVAAKQLLESNNLAEFQAWLTQQDLYVFTLNGFPYGGFHRQVVKDQVYAPDWSTQERVNYTLNLAKVLATLLPEGLDGGISTLPLSYKPWWVKDQATFETVLKKSCLNIASVVVEMIRISEETGKILHIDLEPEPDGLIENTSEVIDFYQNWLLPIGGSYLSEKLNIEPDLAETKLLEHIRVCYDTCHFSVEYEQPQSVFTRLQSAGIKIGKIQISAAIKVKIPAEVEKRSLIVERLRPFAESTYLHQVIERRSDATLHHYPDLITALPHLEQSLAEEWRTHFHVPIFIHDYQILQSTQDDIATVLHLLQTNNACSHLEIETYTWDVLPSEMKIDLLTSIQREYEWVLKEFTAN
- a CDS encoding alkaline phosphatase family protein; the protein is MKKTVILNVVGLTPSLLGENTPFLSSWAAIGQVLPIKKVLPAVTCSVQATYLTGKLPDEHGIVANGWYFRDECEVKFWRQSNKLVQAPKVWEIAKSIDPTFTCANLFWWYNMYSTADYAITPRPMYPADGRKLPDIYTHPSDVRSQIQSDLGNFPLFDFWGPKTSISSSQWIANSAKWIEERYSPTLSLVYLPHLDYCLQKFGNNQTQIQADLREIDAVCGDLIEYYQARNIQVIILSEYGITPVSQAVDLNRVLRENGLIAVREELGRELLDFGASIAFAVADHQIAHVYVNDPAYIPKVRSLLEATEGVAQVLDDEGKQAYHLDHPRSGELVAIAQSDAWFTYYYWLDDAKAPDFARTVDIHRKPGYDPVELFLDPQIKFPQGKIALKLLKKQLGFRYLMDVIPLDASLVRGSHGNITTSPSEGPLFITHQTHLVDEHQIEATDVCSLILKHLYI